From the Lottiidibacillus patelloidae genome, the window AATTTTTGAAATGCGCTCGTATTTTTCAGTGCATTGTATAGTCGTGGTGCCATTAATGCACCGATCACTGTGAAAATAGCATCTTTAATAATAAATAGTGTCATGAATTTCCAAGCAGTTATATAAGTAATTCCTCCATAGAAACCACTTCCGTCAGCTAATTCTACTTTTCCTGCCATCCAAGCATTCCATCCGAAGTAAAAATAAGTTACCCCAATTACATAAAGAACAGCTAAACCAGCAAATGATGCTACTAAGTAAGTAAGTAGGTTTCTGTTTTTGCTTTTCTCAACAATTAACCCAGCAATAAAGGCAGTTGCAATGAAAGATAAAATAAATCCACCAGATATACCACCAGCTCCGACAAATGCACCGATTCCATGGTCAAATTTTGCGAATATAGGAGCTCCAGCTAATCCCACTAATGCGTAAACAGTCATAGAAATTGCGCCTAAACGGCTTCCAAGTAAAATGCCAGCTAAAATAGCGAAGAACGGTTGCATTGAGATTGGTACATTAAAGAATGAAACGTATGCTGCAATATTAGCACCAATCGCCATTAACGCTACAAACATTGCAGAAAGTGTAATATCAATTGTTCGTAAGTTTCTCATCTTATCTTTTCCCCCTATGAATGTGTAACTTTTTATGTACAACAAAAATATTACAAAAGTATAAAATTTATGTCAACTTATTTGTTATTTTAGGTTTACAAAAAAGTTAACAAAAAACAATTTATATAAGAAGTTGCTATTAAAGTAATA encodes:
- a CDS encoding biotin transporter BioY, which encodes MRNLRTIDITLSAMFVALMAIGANIAAYVSFFNVPISMQPFFAILAGILLGSRLGAISMTVYALVGLAGAPIFAKFDHGIGAFVGAGGISGGFILSFIATAFIAGLIVEKSKNRNLLTYLVASFAGLAVLYVIGVTYFYFGWNAWMAGKVELADGSGFYGGITYITAWKFMTLFIIKDAIFTVIGALMAPRLYNALKNTSAFQKLHNNKAA